AGCGCGTAGCCATCCCAATGGGAATACCAAGACAGAAAATTCCACTGGTTCAGGCTTAGGGTTAGCGATCGCTTTAGCGATTGTAGAAAATCATCAAGGTCAAATTCAAGTTGAAAGTACCCTTGGTAAAGGTACTAATGTCACTGTTACCTTACCAATAACTCTGGAAAAATAAAAATTATGATTAAATCACCAAGACACAGAGACACAAAGTTAATCACTCATAATAAAAACCTCACCCCTGTCCCCTCTCCGAACTCGCGGAGAGGGGAAATAGAGAGGATAACCTACTGAAATTATTTAAGCTGCAACAGCTTCCTCATAGGGAACAAAGGTTTTCTTGCTAGCGCCACAAATCGGACAATGCCAATCTTCGGGGATGGCTGCAAAGGGTGTACCTGGTGCAATACCAGAATCAGGATCACCTTCTTGTGGATCGTAGATCATTGAACATTGGCGACAGATCCATTTTTGAGTGGCAGGATCACTACTAGCTGCTTTGGGAGAGGCTTTTACTCCTTCTAACGCTTGTAGTGCTTCTGTATATTGCTGGGCATGGTGATTTTCAATATATGTTAGTAAGCCAAAATTATGAGCAGCTTTGCGGAATATGGCAGCGTGTTCCCGAGACTCGGCTTGTTGTGCTTCAAACTCGACGACGGCTTTTCCATCTCGATCTGTACGCGCTTGTTCAGCAAAGCCTGGGTACATAATTGTATACTCGTAAGTCTCTCCTTCTATGGCTAATTCTAAACAGCGAGCTGCGATCGCTTTTTTTTGCTCCTCTGTTAACGATCCCACATCACCCACTACCAACTCTGGATGCATTAACCGAAAGTGAGCAAATGCATGTTCAGTCTCTTGATTTGCTGTTTCCCGAAACAGCTTTGACAGTTCACTCATCCCTAATTGACGAGTCACCTCCGCGAAAAACAGATACTTGCGATTGGCCATAGATTCCCCTGCAAACGCTTCACTTAGGTTGTTAGCAGTGTTGGAGTTCGATAAATCCATTGTGTTCCCTCTTGTGAATCCACTGAACAAGACAACTTGAAATTCGGAATCGGCACTTTGAGGTAGCAATTGCGAGTTTTAAATTGTCTTAAGCGTACTCATTATGAGTATGAAAATATTATATAACATGTACTCATTACGAGTCTGACAAACCATAGATTAATTTAAGGAACTACCTTTAGTGTCGAGTTGCGATCGCAGAAGTTCTAAGCACGCTAATTAATTCACAGCAAATTCTCTTTAAAAAAGACTCTGCTACCTGGTGCGCTCACTTTGCGTTCCTTTGCTTTGAAAGTCGCTATAATTTTACACAAAGCGGTACTTAGTTATACCTCCAAAAAAGGATAGTCTGTATAACCTTTATCTAAACTCTGATCGCCTTGACCGTAAAAAGTTTTCGGATCTGGTGTATTTAATTCAGCATCTACTTGAAAGCGCTGGGGTAAATCTGGATTTGCAATGAATAACTTGCCATAGGAAACCAAATCGGCATCACCAGAAGATAAAACTTGATTACCTTTTTGCTTGTCGTAGCCACCATTAGTAATGATAGTACCTTCATAAAGGGGACGGAAAATCGGCAGAACAGGATTGAGAACTTCACGAGTAGCTAAATCCGTTTCATTCGGTTCCATAAGATGAATATAAGCCAGGTTAAAGTCATTGAGGGCGGCGATCGCATAGCTGAAAGTCTCTTGAGAATTCGAGTCTTTCATGCCGTAGAACGTGTTACTGGGTGAAAGCTTAATGCCAACACAATTCCCTCCCCAAACACTGCTGACAGCTTCTACCACTTCTAGTAAAAAGCGAGTGCGGTTTGCAATAGAACCACCGTATTTATCCTGACGCTGATTTGAACCATCCTGAAGAAATTGATCAATTAAATAACCAAACGCTCCATGTAACTCTACACCATCAAAGCCTGCAACTACAGCATTTTTTGCCCCTTGACGAAACTGTTCAAGAATTTGGGGAATTTCGTGTATCTCTACGGCGCGGGGTGTTTCAATATTGACTTTACCCATAGGTGTGTGTAGTGTTCCTTCTGCTGCGATCGCACTTGGTGCAACAGGTAACTCTCCATTTAGTAAGGAAGGATGTCCTACACGTCCACTATGCCATAGTTGCAAAAAAATCTTGCCACCGTAAGCATGAACTGCCTCTGTAATCTGCTTCCATGCTTCTGTTTGCTCTTGTGAGTAAATTCCCGGGCAATTCATGTATCCGTTACTTAGGGGAGAAACCATTGTGCATTCAGTAATGATTAATCCTGCTGCTGCACGCTGAGCATAATAAGTTGCCATTAGCTCAGTGGGAATTGAACTAACTGCACGTAGACGTGTCATTGGAGCCATGACGATGCGATTTGGCAGGGTATAGGGGCCTAGCTTGACAGGCGAAAACAAACTAGTTAATAAATCCACGGTTTGCATAATTTACCTTCAACAACAAAAATCAAGCGAGTTATGAGCTAAACTTTGAGCGATCGCCAGTCCAATTCCACAAGAAGCACCTACTCGTTG
Above is a genomic segment from Fischerella sp. JS2 containing:
- a CDS encoding rubrerythrin family protein — encoded protein: MDLSNSNTANNLSEAFAGESMANRKYLFFAEVTRQLGMSELSKLFRETANQETEHAFAHFRLMHPELVVGDVGSLTEEQKKAIAARCLELAIEGETYEYTIMYPGFAEQARTDRDGKAVVEFEAQQAESREHAAIFRKAAHNFGLLTYIENHHAQQYTEALQALEGVKASPKAASSDPATQKWICRQCSMIYDPQEGDPDSGIAPGTPFAAIPEDWHCPICGASKKTFVPYEEAVAA
- a CDS encoding alkene reductase → MQTVDLLTSLFSPVKLGPYTLPNRIVMAPMTRLRAVSSIPTELMATYYAQRAAAGLIITECTMVSPLSNGYMNCPGIYSQEQTEAWKQITEAVHAYGGKIFLQLWHSGRVGHPSLLNGELPVAPSAIAAEGTLHTPMGKVNIETPRAVEIHEIPQILEQFRQGAKNAVVAGFDGVELHGAFGYLIDQFLQDGSNQRQDKYGGSIANRTRFLLEVVEAVSSVWGGNCVGIKLSPSNTFYGMKDSNSQETFSYAIAALNDFNLAYIHLMEPNETDLATREVLNPVLPIFRPLYEGTIITNGGYDKQKGNQVLSSGDADLVSYGKLFIANPDLPQRFQVDAELNTPDPKTFYGQGDQSLDKGYTDYPFLEV